In one Dreissena polymorpha isolate Duluth1 chromosome 7, UMN_Dpol_1.0, whole genome shotgun sequence genomic region, the following are encoded:
- the LOC127838981 gene encoding uncharacterized protein LOC127838981, whose protein sequence is MSNAEADDRWSKFVDTDIKAANRNTGRVATEKTKGFNEYLTRVLIQKPHRQIQEYLYKAATNLVKQVTDIAATVNTDWCVYTNRNKNGVVTAPLRTLAKGKYECMVPLVRPMRLDAFKVVQKSLDEMPQHRCLIQLNPALCREETQLMRRDWHPFISGDGYLAPKAILSWFNRGLASAVPILLSENHNVDKLASSVSDDGTTTLNATVSDFDGDELKISVLSVNMYPVFALDALPTSLKLAAPLPIFGNYIQGQKDFRRLVQADMEDGKHIAFLDPKFEPNPIRRCLTKEGPSWRINLSFTELHVYSIIDTYCRGHNFRLVLVLMNILSEENPELSALNNDILVNTLFNVSQKNIHKIHTKDEWIFVTMQMLCDGLKNKFVPSFYLPRMNLLDTYGIRGDKRKKAFEKLSEIIQELRSNPRSIFRYTGCVETKPKRKVTVDSKTSPDAQIGEHGDIVNETENDAENGTANDENLNNYEDNVEDETHDQLLELPDELLYRLPSPPQHHQEETSDISRLTKQGDRSDIY, encoded by the exons ATGAGTAATGCTGAGGCCGACGATCGGTGGTCGAAATTCGTAGATACAGATATAAAAGCGGCCAATAGGAACACCGGTAGGGTGGCAACAGAGAAAACGAAGGGCTTTAACGAGTACCTCACTCGGGTCTTGATTCAAAAACCGCATCGACAAATACAGGAATACCTCTACAAG GCGGCCACCAACCTCGTGAAGCAGGTCACGGATATAGCTGCCACGGTGAACACTGACTGGTGCGTGTACACGAACCGGAACAAGAATGGTGTGGTCACCGCCCCCTTGCGGACGCTCGCCAAGGGCAAGTACGAGTGCATGGTGCCGCTGGTCAGACCGATGCGACTGGATGCGTTTAAG GTAGTACAGAAGAGTCTCGACGAGATGCCCCAGCATCGGTGCCTCATTCAGCTCAACCCCGCCCTCTGTCGGGAAGAGACTCAGCTAATGCGGCGCGACTGGCACCCGTTCATTTCCGGTGACGGATACCTTGCGCCAAAAGCCATACTCAGCTGGTTTAATAGAG GCCTTGCCTCGGCCGTTCCCATCCTGCTCTCTGAGAACCACAACGTGGACAAGCTGGCCTCCTCCGTTAGTGACGACGGCACCACGACGCTCAACGCCACCGTATCCGACTTCGACGGTGACGAACTGAAGATCAG CGTCTTATCTGTAAACATGTACCCCGTGTTTGCCCTGGACGCCCTACCGACGTCTCTAAAGCTCGCCGCTCCACTGCCGATCTTCGGAAACTACATCCAGGGCCAGAAGGACTTCCGGCGGTTAGTGCAGGCGGACATGGAGGACGGGAAGCACATCGCCTTTCTTGATCCTAAG TTCGAGCCGAATCCTATTCGCCGATGCCTTACAAAGGAGGGTCCGTCTTGGCGTATTAACCTCAGTTTTACAGAGCTTCACGTTTACAGCATCATTGATACGTACTGCAGGGGCCATAACTTCAGATTGGTGTTAGTCCTAATGAATATTCTAAGCGAAGAGAACCCGGAGTTGTCGGCCTTAAACAACGATATTCTTGTAAACACCTTGTTCAACGTCTCTCAGAAAAACATTCACAAAATTCATACAAAGGACGAATGGATTTTTGTCACGATGCAGATGTTGTGCGATGGGCTGAAGAACAAATTTGTCCCAAGTTTCTATCTTCCGCGAATGAATTTGCTGGATACGTACGGAATCAGGGGAGATAAGCGAAAGAAAGCGTTCGAAAAGTTGTCGGAGATTATTCAAGAGTTGCGATCGAATCCGAGGTCTATTTTTAGATACACAGGCTGCGTAGAAACAAAGCCGAAACGGAAAGTAACTGTCGACAGCAAAACGTCACCGGATGCTCAGATAGGAGAGCATGGTGATATTGTAAACGAAACTGAGAACGACGCCGAAAACGGTACCGCGAATGATGAGAATTTGAATAATTATGAAGACAACGTGGAAGATGAGACCCATGATCAGTTATTGGAACTTCCAGATGAACTTCTGTATCGGCTACCAAGTCCACCACAACACCACCAAGAAGAGACGAGTGACATTAGCAGGTTGACTAAGCAAGGAGACCGAAGCGATatatattaa